One genomic window of Chlamydiales bacterium STE3 includes the following:
- a CDS encoding Acylphosphatase (Product derived from UniProtKB/Swiss-Prot:Q3M4K7;Gene name derived from UniProtKB/Swiss-Prot:Q3M4K7;EC number derived from UniProtKB/Swiss-Prot:Q3M4K7): MAELEMHVLVSGRVQGVGFRYKTLSHAQRLGLKGFVRNLPNGKVEILAQGKEEDLKKLLLLLKTQVGPALIQDIEKKVSPIQEKLSDFSIKK; encoded by the coding sequence GTGGCTGAATTAGAAATGCATGTTCTCGTTTCAGGAAGAGTGCAGGGCGTGGGCTTTAGATACAAGACCCTTTCGCATGCTCAAAGGCTAGGCTTAAAAGGGTTTGTTCGCAATCTTCCCAACGGCAAAGTGGAAATCCTTGCCCAGGGTAAAGAAGAGGATTTAAAAAAACTTTTGCTTCTTCTAAAGACGCAAGTGGGTCCCGCACTTATTCAAGACATCGAAAAGAAAGTGTCTCCTATTCAAGAAAAACTTTCCGATTTCTCCATCAAAAAATAG
- a CDS encoding putative membrane protein YlmG (Product derived from UniProtKB/Swiss-Prot:O31729;Gene name derived from UniProtKB/Swiss-Prot:O31729) has product MLTQMISLLFQVYMIMLFVRILGSWVPEFQTTKPMLFVAYYTDPYLNLFRRVIPPLGFIDISPIFAFLALQLLRGFFLSLAL; this is encoded by the coding sequence ATGCTTACACAAATGATTTCACTTTTGTTTCAAGTTTACATGATCATGCTCTTTGTCCGTATTCTTGGATCATGGGTGCCTGAATTTCAGACAACAAAACCGATGCTATTTGTGGCCTACTATACGGATCCCTACTTGAATCTTTTTAGAAGAGTGATTCCCCCCTTGGGATTTATCGATATTAGCCCTATCTTCGCCTTTTTAGCGCTGCAGCTTCTCAGAGGGTTCTTTTTGAGTCTCGCCCTATGA
- a CDS encoding Uncharacterized protein (Product derived from UniProtKB/Trembl:D1RAI0): MEEDPFHYYKEIYDTVIPDLDYYLRQIDCRDGCPVNTDPRGYMIALHAGNYLEGYKIARGPNPFASICGMICGAPCETTCRRDRVDKTLTIRAQKRFLDEWFGLSREAHIKSLEMSYARGSVHPTPNGLRVACVGAGVASMTVAHDLLRLGYAVDIYEMMRIPGGMLTYGVPTYRLKNEIAINECAAIEYLGAKIHYNIKVGQDITLTELQEQYNAVFIGVGLWKSRELPIPGADEPDIIRGIEYLRVRCVEERWKIGENIIVIGGGNVAFDVARTSVRNGAKKVTMVCLESRDEQTADEFEIEDGREEGVSVINRVGPLAVIRDAEGKVTGLKVQKIYSLFDHTGRFAPQFIPESEYIIPCDTIALAIGQSIDGSLFNGWGKRNELVIDRGIIKTERGTGRTTVKGVYAGGDAAFGPALFITAIRHGQDAAKAIDSDLRGTRPYQEFVAEWTELNPMRDKTYLRTKWALPSMQPPDVRIHNENMVENNYTLEEAHEQANRCLQCHVNPVFDGALCIKCNGCVDVCPCNCLKQVPISKLNLDVGVGHVRTAVDNYYGVNSIQLPDDELELMGTAMLKDEDLCIRCGLCAEKCPTQAVTMDAMNYSFRWIG, encoded by the coding sequence ATGGAAGAAGATCCTTTCCACTATTATAAAGAAATTTACGATACGGTCATCCCTGATCTTGACTATTACCTTAGACAGATTGATTGCAGAGATGGGTGTCCTGTCAACACGGATCCTCGGGGATACATGATCGCATTGCATGCCGGAAATTACCTGGAAGGCTATAAAATTGCGCGGGGGCCCAACCCTTTTGCCTCAATTTGCGGTATGATTTGCGGAGCGCCTTGCGAAACAACCTGTCGCCGCGATAGGGTGGACAAAACATTGACAATTAGAGCACAAAAAAGATTTTTAGATGAGTGGTTTGGGCTAAGCAGAGAAGCGCATATCAAATCATTGGAAATGAGCTACGCTAGAGGCTCTGTTCACCCCACCCCTAATGGCCTAAGGGTAGCTTGTGTCGGTGCTGGGGTGGCTTCAATGACAGTTGCGCACGATCTCTTGCGTTTAGGATATGCAGTCGATATCTATGAAATGATGCGCATCCCGGGAGGAATGCTGACGTACGGCGTTCCCACCTATCGCTTAAAAAATGAGATTGCTATCAATGAATGCGCAGCCATTGAATACTTGGGTGCCAAAATTCATTACAATATAAAAGTGGGTCAGGATATCACTCTAACCGAATTGCAGGAACAATATAACGCGGTATTTATCGGAGTTGGTTTATGGAAATCAAGAGAGCTTCCTATACCAGGAGCAGATGAGCCGGATATCATAAGAGGCATCGAGTACCTACGTGTCCGCTGTGTCGAAGAACGTTGGAAAATTGGAGAAAACATCATTGTGATCGGAGGAGGAAATGTAGCTTTCGACGTTGCTAGAACCTCCGTTCGCAATGGGGCCAAAAAAGTAACCATGGTTTGTTTAGAATCACGAGACGAGCAGACAGCCGATGAATTTGAGATCGAAGATGGCCGTGAAGAGGGAGTGAGCGTTATCAACCGCGTAGGGCCTCTTGCTGTTATTCGCGATGCAGAAGGCAAAGTTACTGGGTTAAAGGTTCAAAAAATCTATTCCCTCTTCGATCATACAGGAAGATTTGCCCCCCAATTTATTCCTGAATCCGAATACATCATCCCTTGCGACACGATTGCTTTAGCGATTGGGCAGTCCATCGATGGGAGTTTATTTAACGGGTGGGGTAAAAGGAATGAGCTGGTGATCGATCGTGGCATCATTAAGACAGAACGTGGTACGGGCAGGACAACCGTGAAAGGGGTTTATGCTGGAGGTGACGCTGCTTTCGGTCCGGCTCTCTTTATCACTGCAATAAGGCATGGGCAAGATGCAGCTAAAGCCATTGACAGCGACTTAAGAGGAACAAGGCCCTATCAAGAATTTGTCGCAGAGTGGACAGAGCTGAACCCCATGCGAGATAAAACTTATCTTCGCACGAAATGGGCGCTTCCAAGTATGCAGCCGCCGGATGTGCGTATTCATAACGAAAACATGGTAGAAAATAACTACACCCTCGAAGAGGCTCATGAACAGGCAAACCGCTGCTTACAATGCCACGTAAACCCCGTTTTTGATGGTGCACTTTGTATTAAATGCAATGGCTGCGTTGATGTTTGCCCTTGCAATTGCTTAAAGCAGGTTCCCATTAGCAAGTTAAATCTTGATGTTGGCGTAGGACACGTACGCACAGCCGTCGACAACTACTATGGAGTGAATTCGATTCAATTGCCCGACGATGAATTGGAGCTCATGGGGACAGCGATGCTAAAAGATGAGGATCTCTGCATTCGTTGTGGGCTTTGTGCTGAAAAGTGCCCTACGCAAGCTGTGACGATGGATGCTATGAATTACTCTTTCCGCTGGATAGGATAA
- a CDS encoding hypothetical protein (Product derived from UniProtKB/Trembl:Q6MCH3), protein MVNFLSKGDGSPQIQLHYKKAKIDFMDIPPPQIKAAAVCKDAFAKLLHKADPDLPIEVLNKLPTEEIANWYLVVAPENSHRFFHDWLDNNISKSYADQSKLEQELEAIYTKFKAQDHAKIETHTEIDKLARDILKEYSKTIEEKATDDAFLTLYFAKTLKIPSESTLMQLTIRQAKKPIAEIVSQRLGYLYSDKPRKCLKKILANDYPTQIDQISYLTDTKGKAGRKIAPLWAQ, encoded by the coding sequence ATGGTAAATTTTCTATCAAAGGGGGATGGCTCTCCCCAGATCCAATTGCATTATAAAAAAGCAAAAATAGATTTTATGGACATTCCACCACCACAAATTAAAGCAGCGGCTGTCTGCAAAGATGCTTTTGCAAAATTGTTACACAAGGCAGATCCCGATCTCCCCATTGAAGTATTAAACAAGCTTCCCACAGAAGAAATTGCCAATTGGTATCTAGTAGTAGCTCCGGAAAATTCTCATCGCTTTTTTCATGACTGGCTGGATAATAACATTTCAAAGTCCTATGCCGATCAAAGTAAATTAGAACAGGAATTGGAGGCTATTTATACAAAATTTAAAGCACAAGATCATGCGAAAATAGAAACACATACCGAGATTGATAAGTTAGCGAGAGATATTCTTAAAGAATATAGTAAAACAATCGAAGAGAAGGCAACAGATGACGCCTTTTTAACGTTATACTTTGCTAAAACGTTAAAAATCCCTTCTGAATCAACGCTAATGCAATTGACAATCCGACAAGCTAAAAAACCTATTGCAGAAATTGTTAGCCAAAGACTTGGTTATTTATACAGTGATAAACCTAGAAAGTGTCTAAAAAAGATCCTTGCTAACGATTATCCTACTCAAATTGATCAGATTAGCTATTTAACTGATACCAAAGGCAAAGCAGGGCGAAAGATTGCTCCTCTTTGGGCACAGTAA
- a CDS encoding putative tRNA-dihydrouridine synthase (Product derived from UniProtKB/Swiss-Prot:P45672;Gene name derived from UniProtKB/Swiss-Prot:P45672;EC number derived from UniProtKB/Swiss-Prot:P45672) produces MNKAFRLGNLTLPSNIFYAPLAGCSDFPFRKMSAKYRPGLMYCEMVKMDAIVRNDSNTYHLLDYDVSMHPIGGQLCGSKPQIAGQAAKIIEDLGFDVVDLNCGCPVDKITKDGSGSGMLKNPKLIGEVIANMVAAVKIPVTVKIRAGWDEESIIASEITKIAEEAGAQAICIHGRTREQAYKGPANWDHIKACKQAAKKIKVIGNGDVFDAQAALNMFDQTGCDAVLVSRGTLGQPWIAEDIYQLRDNQTIKERSLAETKQELLEHFEETLRYHNERRTVIEMRRVGCWYLKKSSNTKSFREKISKAQNIQEVRELILTLEG; encoded by the coding sequence ATGAATAAGGCTTTTCGGCTTGGTAATCTCACTCTTCCATCGAATATTTTTTATGCCCCGCTTGCCGGCTGCTCTGATTTTCCCTTTCGCAAGATGTCAGCAAAATACCGTCCAGGGCTTATGTACTGTGAAATGGTTAAGATGGACGCTATCGTACGCAATGATTCCAACACCTACCATTTGCTCGACTATGATGTCAGTATGCATCCTATTGGCGGGCAGCTCTGTGGGTCAAAACCGCAGATTGCAGGCCAAGCTGCCAAAATTATTGAAGACCTTGGATTTGATGTTGTCGATTTAAATTGTGGTTGCCCTGTGGATAAGATCACAAAGGATGGTAGTGGATCCGGAATGCTAAAAAATCCCAAATTAATTGGTGAAGTGATTGCCAACATGGTTGCTGCTGTAAAAATTCCTGTTACGGTGAAAATACGTGCAGGGTGGGATGAAGAATCCATTATCGCCTCCGAGATCACAAAGATTGCTGAAGAAGCAGGAGCACAAGCGATTTGTATTCACGGAAGAACACGCGAACAAGCCTACAAAGGCCCTGCGAATTGGGATCATATCAAGGCATGCAAACAAGCTGCAAAAAAGATTAAAGTGATAGGCAACGGAGATGTGTTTGATGCCCAAGCCGCTTTAAATATGTTTGACCAAACAGGCTGCGATGCAGTCTTAGTCTCACGCGGAACTCTTGGACAGCCCTGGATTGCGGAAGACATCTACCAACTTCGCGACAATCAAACCATCAAAGAAAGATCATTAGCTGAGACAAAGCAGGAACTTTTAGAACATTTTGAGGAAACTCTCCGCTATCATAATGAGAGGCGTACAGTGATTGAAATGAGACGTGTTGGCTGTTGGTATCTTAAAAAGTCTTCTAATACAAAAAGTTTTCGTGAAAAAATTAGCAAAGCACAAAATATTCAGGAAGTTCGCGAACTCATTTTAACCCTTGAGGGGTAG
- a CDS encoding Uncharacterized protein (Product derived from UniProtKB/Trembl:D1R6F7), whose product MNSIDSGLSSTNPGTPVTKEQSEKKADKTLIEKAIEGVKEHSSSLQGTIPPVPTSTNQAKIEETLQSLPSHVRESISIASIEKIDWEELASLPEEDQAFVHFANSMMINGIICRERANQLGLLQVSSLDKNLRPEKEVEVNAYKSSQGITKSLFDPAKGAISILLERKNDSPNVDYAPLTPEQEAKLSSMGPLAAVMRSSILKNSPLMLKGEPQEIHEIIEELSKRAHAGILIIIDPNDLELKNNEDQKIEDVKGSLNHSWIERSLPDQPCLEVKINANIAASSFSLILLPKHYKPYKKFFVLQEPIKFVDSVESEITYNFPPPEPMRDRTNTSVKVPLLHPNFEKEAQEYLQEMQKTTHPSYIIQHVGKGPRPNDPMFTDYWSQVSPEHYKEWLSK is encoded by the coding sequence ATGAATAGTATCGATTCAGGTTTAAGTAGTACAAATCCAGGAACACCAGTTACTAAGGAACAATCTGAGAAAAAAGCTGATAAAACTCTTATTGAAAAAGCTATCGAAGGAGTTAAAGAACATTCATCCTCCCTCCAAGGAACTATTCCCCCTGTTCCCACCTCTACTAATCAAGCCAAAATCGAAGAAACATTACAATCTCTACCCTCTCATGTTAGGGAGTCAATATCAATAGCCTCTATTGAAAAAATAGATTGGGAAGAATTGGCTTCCCTTCCTGAAGAAGATCAAGCTTTCGTTCATTTTGCTAATAGTATGATGATTAATGGGATTATTTGTAGAGAACGCGCTAATCAACTCGGGTTGCTTCAAGTCAGTTCGTTAGATAAAAACCTTCGACCGGAGAAGGAAGTAGAAGTCAATGCTTATAAATCCTCTCAAGGGATTACAAAAAGTTTGTTTGACCCTGCTAAAGGAGCTATCTCTATTTTACTTGAAAGAAAAAACGATTCTCCCAATGTAGATTATGCTCCTTTAACTCCAGAACAGGAAGCAAAACTTAGTTCGATGGGGCCTCTTGCTGCCGTAATGAGAAGTTCAATATTGAAAAATAGTCCTTTAATGCTTAAGGGAGAACCTCAAGAGATACATGAGATAATAGAAGAGCTTTCTAAGCGTGCCCATGCAGGCATACTCATTATAATCGATCCAAATGATTTAGAACTTAAAAATAATGAAGATCAAAAAATAGAAGATGTTAAAGGTTCTCTTAATCATAGTTGGATCGAGAGATCACTCCCAGATCAACCTTGCCTGGAAGTCAAGATAAATGCCAATATCGCTGCCTCAAGTTTCAGCTTAATTCTTTTGCCGAAGCATTATAAACCCTATAAGAAATTTTTTGTTCTTCAGGAACCCATTAAATTTGTGGATTCGGTTGAAAGTGAAATTACCTACAATTTCCCTCCCCCCGAACCTATGAGAGATAGGACCAATACCAGTGTGAAGGTTCCCTTATTACACCCTAATTTTGAAAAGGAAGCCCAAGAATATTTGCAAGAAATGCAGAAGACTACTCACCCCTCTTACATCATTCAACATGTGGGTAAAGGACCTAGACCAAATGATCCAATGTTCACAGATTATTGGTCTCAGGTTAGCCCTGAACATTATAAGGAATGGCTATCTAAATAA
- a CDS encoding Cytochrome b6-f complex iron-sulfur subunit (Product derived from UniProtKB/Trembl:F8KV97;Gene name derived from UniProtKB/Trembl:F8KV97;EC number derived from UniProtKB/Trembl:F8KV97), translating into MPKYRNSLNVDPDDKDPMITRRSFLALMGVGACVLGVGGLANASFLGFLYPNAMKVPPSLFSIGRPEDVLSRTGKIFNPKQKVFIEAEGGKVRVQTAVCTHLGCTVNMVETGYSCPCHGSTYDQHGLNTGGPAPLPLVYFKVFKGASGDIMVDKANTTLDWDAAWYSPTI; encoded by the coding sequence ATGCCTAAATACCGTAATTCTTTAAATGTCGATCCCGACGATAAAGATCCTATGATTACTAGAAGATCTTTTTTAGCCTTAATGGGTGTCGGGGCTTGCGTATTAGGGGTGGGAGGATTAGCCAATGCCTCCTTTTTAGGATTTTTATACCCTAATGCGATGAAAGTTCCTCCCAGTCTTTTTTCAATAGGACGTCCAGAAGACGTTCTTTCGCGTACGGGGAAAATTTTTAATCCAAAACAAAAAGTTTTCATTGAAGCGGAAGGAGGAAAAGTCCGTGTGCAGACAGCTGTTTGTACCCATTTAGGATGTACCGTAAATATGGTGGAGACGGGTTATTCCTGCCCCTGCCATGGCTCAACCTATGATCAACATGGTTTGAATACAGGAGGACCAGCTCCTCTTCCCTTAGTTTATTTTAAAGTGTTTAAAGGAGCTTCCGGGGACATTATGGTTGATAAAGCGAACACAACACTTGACTGGGATGCTGCTTGGTATTCCCCCACAATATAG
- a CDS encoding Metal dependent phosphohydrolase (Product derived from UniProtKB/Trembl:A0LMK1), with protein sequence MKDLIHLFHEIGMLDTIPRSGFAFLGSGKQSVAAHSFRMTLIAYALSKEIEQPIDEKKLLLMCLLHDLPEARTGDLNYVNKRYVSADEIKVLEDLKSECRIGEEIYKLHEEYRQKETLESQIAHDADQIELMLVLKGELERGNGLAKEWLDNAKKRLTLTLAHKIAEELLTTSSFAWWLTPLLNQQADD encoded by the coding sequence ATGAAAGACCTTATACATCTTTTTCATGAGATCGGCATGCTTGATACCATTCCCCGATCGGGCTTCGCCTTTTTAGGGAGTGGTAAGCAAAGCGTCGCTGCACATAGCTTTAGAATGACCTTAATCGCCTATGCCCTTTCTAAAGAAATTGAACAGCCTATCGATGAAAAAAAATTATTGCTGATGTGCCTTCTTCATGACCTTCCTGAAGCTAGGACAGGTGATCTAAATTATGTAAACAAACGCTATGTTTCAGCTGATGAGATAAAAGTATTAGAAGATCTCAAGTCGGAATGCCGAATCGGCGAAGAAATTTATAAGCTTCACGAAGAATACCGCCAAAAAGAGACCCTTGAATCACAGATTGCTCATGATGCAGATCAGATTGAACTCATGCTTGTGTTAAAAGGAGAACTTGAAAGAGGCAATGGTTTAGCTAAAGAATGGCTTGATAATGCCAAAAAACGGCTTACACTCACTTTAGCGCATAAAATAGCCGAAGAGCTTCTCACTACTTCTTCCTTTGCTTGGTGGCTAACGCCCTTACTGAATCAACAAGCCGATGATTAA
- a CDS encoding hypothetical protein (Product derived from UniProtKB/Trembl:Q6MBB0) — MHAPTNPPRLEANLKEIESVQSKKRFYANEIKPKLISSIAKEILENQVNLTSDNYKNVFRLAKILTRSASAIGFEENRNLVETIKAISTAIFKAKVELNSHRRSRTSRSQAPPRKENLFHLLAAKGAFRIVQALTDLDPNLACDLKDHREMTALAYAKESQAQYANREEGPREGHRKIIKLFTVLNSFLSQKIVAGKTIRCTKGKDPSVSELIDHIDKMGLKIINSYQYQNVSYHCTNVFTYAVRPFSGRSLIFAFVEHSGTLYPRLFWLSKSQAIWRRFDKRFKNWIGKTSKGEGRLAVPIAVNMLFFKIFNENLIKELPSNKDPEPFFKQVISWSAKSKSKKRSDKEQDASDLDKTDIEANSASATKDNLEVIGPRKLPSNPSKNNMVNIDLDPDFTTCQSLHLIESPFYGKLVARTFLSFDKTIRYLFLENTNRQVFLAGAEFVRENVNTRGINENWVDLGSLSLPLKEYRGQFHASFLNESDKAKIERKIKVGYVSTWNYLLQMPFIQDYYRSPRGS, encoded by the coding sequence ATGCACGCTCCTACAAATCCACCACGATTAGAGGCAAATTTAAAAGAAATTGAGTCTGTTCAATCAAAAAAAAGATTTTATGCAAATGAGATTAAACCTAAGCTAATATCTTCAATCGCCAAAGAAATACTTGAAAATCAAGTTAACCTTACTAGTGATAATTATAAAAATGTATTTCGACTAGCAAAAATTCTAACACGCTCTGCGTCAGCCATTGGTTTCGAAGAAAATAGAAACCTAGTTGAGACGATAAAGGCTATTAGTACAGCAATATTTAAAGCAAAAGTTGAATTAAATTCTCATCGACGCTCAAGGACTTCTCGTTCCCAGGCCCCTCCTAGAAAAGAAAATCTTTTTCATTTGCTTGCAGCCAAAGGCGCATTTAGAATTGTCCAAGCATTGACAGACCTTGATCCCAATCTGGCTTGTGATTTAAAAGACCATAGAGAAATGACGGCCTTAGCGTACGCTAAGGAGTCACAAGCTCAATATGCTAACAGGGAAGAGGGCCCACGTGAGGGGCATAGAAAGATTATTAAACTTTTTACAGTTTTAAATTCTTTTTTATCCCAAAAGATTGTTGCAGGAAAAACCATTCGATGTACTAAGGGAAAGGACCCTAGCGTTAGTGAATTGATCGATCATATAGATAAAATGGGATTGAAAATTATTAATTCTTACCAATACCAAAACGTATCTTACCATTGCACAAATGTTTTTACCTATGCTGTCAGACCCTTTAGTGGGAGGTCTCTAATATTTGCGTTTGTGGAACACTCAGGCACACTTTATCCACGCCTATTTTGGCTCAGCAAATCACAAGCCATTTGGAGGAGGTTTGATAAAAGGTTTAAAAATTGGATAGGGAAGACAAGCAAGGGTGAAGGACGTTTAGCCGTACCTATCGCAGTTAATATGCTTTTTTTCAAGATCTTTAATGAAAATTTAATTAAGGAATTACCCAGTAATAAAGATCCGGAGCCTTTTTTTAAACAGGTCATTTCTTGGAGCGCTAAAAGCAAATCCAAGAAAAGGAGCGATAAAGAGCAAGATGCAAGCGACTTAGATAAGACTGATATAGAAGCAAATAGTGCGTCCGCAACCAAAGATAATTTGGAAGTTATTGGCCCCAGGAAATTACCTTCTAATCCAAGCAAAAACAACATGGTTAATATTGACTTGGATCCAGATTTTACTACTTGTCAATCATTACATTTAATTGAGAGTCCTTTTTACGGAAAATTAGTTGCTAGAACCTTTTTATCTTTTGACAAAACAATTCGTTACCTTTTTTTAGAGAATACAAACCGACAGGTGTTTTTAGCTGGAGCTGAATTTGTTAGAGAGAATGTAAATACAAGAGGAATAAATGAAAATTGGGTAGACTTGGGTAGCTTATCTCTTCCTCTAAAAGAATATCGTGGTCAATTTCACGCAAGTTTTTTAAACGAGTCTGATAAAGCTAAGATTGAACGAAAGATAAAAGTAGGATATGTATCTACATGGAATTACTTGCTTCAGATGCCTTTTATACAGGATTATTACCGGTCCCCTCGAGGGTCATGA